A single window of Streptomyces xanthii DNA harbors:
- a CDS encoding aldo/keto reductase — MKYTQLGRTGLKVSRLVLGTMNFGPQTDEPDSHAIMDAALASGINYFDTANVYGWGENKGRTEEIIGTWFANGGGRRDKTVLATKVYGNMAGDGDVWPNHDRLSAVNIRRAVEASLRRLQTDHIDIYQFHHIDRRTPFEEIWQAVDVLIQQGKILYAGSSNFPGYKIAQANEIAARRGTMGLVSEQCLYNLAERRAEMEVIPAAQEYGLGVIPWSPLHGGLLGGVLKKEAEGSRRRDGRSASALESTSMREKVQAYEDLLDKHGLEPGETALAWLLTRPGVTGPIVGPRTTEQLESALRAVELELSEELLTSLDEIFPGPGPSPEAFAW; from the coding sequence ATGAAGTACACGCAGCTCGGACGCACGGGACTCAAGGTCAGCCGGCTCGTCCTCGGCACCATGAACTTCGGTCCGCAGACCGACGAGCCGGACAGTCACGCCATCATGGACGCGGCGCTGGCCAGCGGCATCAACTACTTCGACACCGCCAACGTGTATGGGTGGGGCGAGAACAAGGGTCGTACCGAGGAGATCATCGGGACCTGGTTCGCCAACGGGGGCGGGCGGCGGGACAAGACCGTACTCGCCACCAAGGTGTACGGGAACATGGCGGGCGACGGCGACGTCTGGCCCAACCACGACCGGCTCTCCGCGGTGAACATCCGCCGGGCCGTCGAGGCGAGCCTGCGGCGTCTGCAGACGGACCACATCGACATCTACCAGTTCCACCACATCGACCGCCGCACTCCGTTCGAGGAGATCTGGCAGGCGGTCGACGTCCTGATCCAGCAGGGCAAGATCCTCTACGCCGGGTCGTCGAACTTCCCCGGCTACAAGATCGCGCAGGCCAACGAGATCGCCGCCCGCCGGGGCACGATGGGCCTCGTCAGCGAGCAGTGCCTGTACAACCTGGCCGAGCGGCGCGCCGAGATGGAGGTCATCCCGGCCGCGCAGGAGTACGGCCTGGGCGTCATCCCGTGGTCGCCGCTGCACGGCGGGCTGCTCGGCGGCGTCCTGAAGAAGGAGGCCGAAGGCAGCCGGCGCCGGGACGGGCGCAGCGCGAGCGCGCTGGAGTCCACGTCGATGCGCGAGAAGGTGCAGGCCTACGAGGACCTGCTCGACAAGCACGGTCTGGAGCCGGGCGAGACGGCGCTGGCCTGGCTGCTGACCCGTCCCGGGGTCACCGGGCCGATCGTCGGGCCGCGCACGACGGAGCAGCTGGAGTCGGCGCTGCGGGCGGTCGAGCTGGAGCTGAGCGAGGAACTGCTCACGTCCCTGGACGAGATCTTCCCGGGGCCGGGTCCGTCCCCGGAGGCCTTCGCCTGGTGA
- the thpR gene encoding RNA 2',3'-cyclic phosphodiesterase: protein MRLFAAVLPPESAIGPLGVAVDGLPDAGGLRWTGRGGWHLTLAFYGEVPEESVAELEARLGRAAARTPEFALALRGGGQFGGRALWAGVSGDTATLGRLAERAEAAGRRAGLPGEHRRYRPHLTLARSRHAFDFGPYVEALAPFEGPAWTVSELALVRSNLPTSGVPGEQPRYEKVAAWPLAAPR, encoded by the coding sequence GTGAGACTTTTCGCCGCCGTGTTGCCGCCGGAATCCGCGATCGGGCCGTTGGGGGTCGCCGTCGATGGGCTGCCGGATGCCGGTGGGCTGCGGTGGACCGGGCGGGGCGGGTGGCATCTCACGCTCGCGTTCTACGGGGAGGTGCCCGAGGAGAGCGTGGCGGAGTTGGAGGCGCGGCTGGGGCGGGCGGCTGCCCGTACGCCGGAGTTCGCGCTGGCTCTGCGCGGGGGCGGACAGTTCGGCGGGCGGGCCCTGTGGGCGGGGGTGAGCGGAGACACGGCCACCCTCGGACGGCTGGCCGAACGCGCCGAGGCCGCCGGCCGCCGGGCCGGACTGCCCGGCGAGCACCGGCGCTACCGGCCGCACCTGACCCTGGCCCGCAGCCGCCACGCCTTCGACTTCGGCCCGTACGTCGAGGCGCTCGCCCCGTTCGAGGGGCCCGCCTGGACGGTGTCCGAGCTGGCCCTCGTCCGCAGCAACCTGCCCACGTCCGGGGTGCCCGGCGAGCAGCCCCGGTACGAGAAGGTCGCCGCGTGGCCGCTCGCCGCGCCGCGTTAG
- a CDS encoding MFS transporter, translating to MSTGPGADSAPAPAAHDSTARPRKTSMFASLKVRNYRLFATGAVVSNTGTWMARITQDWLVLSLTGSSAAVGVTTAMQFLPMLLFGLYGGVIADRFAKRSLLFCTQGAMSLSGLFLAALTLSGHVQVWHVYLAAFFTGLVTVVDNPTRQSFVSEMVGPDQVRNAVSLNSANFQSARLIGPAVASVLTAAVGPGWAFLANGLSFLAPLTGLLLMRTSELHETKLAPRGKGQLKEGLRYVSRHPELIWPIVLVGFVGTFGFNFPIWLSAYADDVFHGGVGMYGVFNTLMAVGSLAGALLAARRRSTRLRVLAGAAIGFGALEVLAAWAPGVWAFAPLIVLLGILGLTVNVTANSTVQMGTEPEMRGRVMSLFMMVFTGGTPLGGPLFGWLADQYGVRVSFMLGGVICAAAAAGVGLMLARAANLRLKVDLRRGERHLQFVPREPRELAVA from the coding sequence TTGAGTACGGGACCCGGAGCAGACTCCGCCCCCGCACCAGCCGCCCACGACTCAACCGCCCGCCCCCGCAAGACCTCGATGTTCGCGAGCCTCAAGGTACGCAACTACCGCCTGTTCGCGACCGGAGCCGTCGTCTCCAACACCGGTACCTGGATGGCCCGCATCACCCAGGACTGGCTGGTGCTCTCCCTCACGGGATCCTCCGCCGCCGTCGGTGTCACCACGGCCATGCAGTTCCTCCCGATGCTGCTCTTCGGCCTGTACGGCGGTGTCATCGCCGACCGCTTCGCCAAGCGCAGCCTGCTCTTCTGCACCCAGGGCGCGATGAGCCTGTCGGGCCTGTTCCTGGCCGCGCTGACCCTGTCCGGCCACGTACAGGTCTGGCACGTCTACCTGGCCGCCTTCTTCACCGGGCTCGTGACCGTCGTCGACAACCCGACCCGGCAGTCCTTCGTCTCCGAGATGGTCGGACCCGACCAGGTCCGCAACGCCGTCTCGCTGAACTCCGCCAACTTCCAGTCCGCCCGGCTCATCGGCCCCGCGGTCGCCTCCGTGCTGACCGCCGCCGTCGGACCCGGCTGGGCCTTCCTCGCCAACGGCCTGTCCTTCCTCGCCCCGCTCACCGGCCTGCTGCTGATGCGCACCAGCGAGCTCCACGAGACCAAGCTCGCGCCGCGCGGCAAGGGACAGCTCAAGGAAGGCCTGCGGTACGTCTCCCGGCACCCCGAGCTGATCTGGCCGATCGTGCTCGTCGGCTTCGTCGGCACCTTCGGGTTCAACTTCCCGATCTGGCTCAGCGCCTACGCCGACGACGTCTTCCACGGAGGCGTCGGCATGTACGGCGTCTTCAACACCCTCATGGCGGTCGGCTCCCTCGCCGGAGCGCTGCTCGCCGCGCGCCGCCGCTCCACCCGACTGCGGGTGCTCGCCGGCGCCGCGATCGGCTTCGGCGCGCTGGAGGTCCTGGCCGCGTGGGCGCCCGGCGTCTGGGCCTTCGCCCCGCTGATCGTCCTCCTCGGCATCCTCGGCCTCACCGTCAACGTGACCGCGAACTCCACGGTCCAGATGGGGACGGAGCCGGAGATGCGGGGGCGGGTGATGTCCCTGTTCATGATGGTGTTCACCGGCGGTACCCCGCTCGGCGGGCCGCTCTTCGGCTGGCTCGCCGACCAGTACGGGGTGCGGGTCAGCTTCATGCTCGGCGGGGTGATCTGCGCGGCCGCGGCCGCCGGCGTCGGGCTCATGCTCGCCCGCGCCGCGAACCTCCGGCTCAAGGTCGACCTCCGGCGCGGGGAGCGACACCTGCAGTTCGTCCCGCGCGAGCCCCGCGAACTGGCGGTGGCCTGA
- a CDS encoding MarR family winged helix-turn-helix transcriptional regulator encodes MPDLSHGDDVAAVNSLRSAVMRLSRRLKHQRVDESLSPTEMSVLGTLAGCGSATPGELARKEHVQPPSMTRIVALLEAKGLVRLEPHPEDRRQKVVTSTEQAETMLKESRRKRNAWLADLAAGLDDEDWAKLREAAPVLEKLAHL; translated from the coding sequence ATGCCGGACCTCTCCCATGGCGACGACGTAGCCGCCGTGAACTCCCTGCGCTCCGCCGTGATGCGCCTGTCCCGTCGGCTCAAGCACCAGCGGGTCGACGAGTCGCTGAGCCCCACCGAGATGTCGGTGCTCGGCACCCTCGCCGGATGCGGCTCCGCCACACCCGGCGAACTCGCCCGCAAGGAACATGTGCAGCCGCCGTCGATGACCCGCATCGTCGCGCTCCTGGAGGCCAAGGGACTGGTCAGGCTGGAGCCGCACCCCGAGGACCGGCGCCAGAAGGTCGTCACCTCCACCGAGCAGGCCGAGACCATGCTCAAGGAGAGCCGCCGCAAGCGGAACGCCTGGCTGGCCGACCTCGCCGCCGGACTCGACGACGAGGACTGGGCCAAGCTCCGCGAAGCCGCCCCCGTCCTCGAGAAGCTCGCCCACCTCTGA
- a CDS encoding ribbon-helix-helix protein, CopG family has protein sequence MGSTVLSLRIDGELLDRLKGHAAKRGMSVQDYVVRTLTRDDFDERFKTAVEETERFYGAA, from the coding sequence ATGGGATCGACAGTGCTCAGCCTGCGGATAGACGGTGAGCTCCTCGACCGGCTCAAGGGACACGCCGCGAAAAGAGGAATGAGTGTCCAGGACTACGTGGTCCGGACCCTGACGCGCGACGACTTCGACGAACGCTTCAAGACGGCCGTCGAGGAGACGGAGAGGTTCTACGGGGCCGCCTGA
- a CDS encoding NCS2 family permease yields MSTSATPKVDAVEPPPAPKSGLDRYFKITERGSTVVREVRGGFATFFAMAYIIVLNPIILGSAKDMYGHQLDNAQLVTATALTAAFTTLLMGVIGNVPIALAAGLGVNTVVALQLAPRMSWPDAMGMVVFAGFVVMLLVATGLRERVMNAVPLSLRKGIAIGIGLFIMLIGLVDSGFVSRIPDAAHTTVPLQLGVGGHLMGWPVLVFVLGTLLTLALLVRKVPGAILISIVAMTVVAVIINAVADVPSWGLTTPEWPGNPISTPDFGLVGQVSLTGGFEKVGVLTGILFVFTVLLSCFFDAMGTIMGISDEAHLTDEKGQMPGMNKVLFIDGIAVAAGGASSSSATTCFVESTAGVGEGARTGLANVVTGGLFATALFLTPVATMVPSQAATPALLAVGFMIMAGSIRAIDWDDWTVAIAAFVTMLMMPFTYSITNGIGMGFITFTVLRVVAGRAKEVPVAMYAVSAVFGFYYLMPALGLT; encoded by the coding sequence ATGTCCACTTCGGCCACCCCCAAGGTCGATGCCGTCGAGCCGCCGCCGGCCCCGAAGAGCGGTCTCGACCGCTACTTCAAGATCACCGAGCGCGGTTCCACGGTCGTCCGTGAGGTCCGTGGTGGTTTCGCCACCTTCTTCGCGATGGCCTACATCATCGTGCTGAACCCGATCATCCTGGGCAGCGCGAAGGACATGTACGGGCACCAGCTCGACAACGCCCAGCTGGTCACCGCGACCGCGCTGACCGCCGCGTTCACCACGCTGCTCATGGGCGTCATCGGCAACGTGCCGATCGCGCTCGCCGCCGGCCTCGGCGTCAACACGGTCGTCGCCCTCCAGCTCGCGCCGCGCATGTCCTGGCCGGACGCGATGGGCATGGTCGTCTTCGCGGGCTTCGTCGTGATGCTGCTGGTCGCCACCGGTCTGCGCGAGCGCGTGATGAACGCCGTGCCGCTCAGCCTGCGCAAGGGCATCGCGATCGGCATCGGCCTGTTCATCATGCTGATCGGTCTCGTCGACTCCGGCTTCGTCTCGCGCATCCCGGACGCCGCGCACACCACGGTCCCGCTCCAGCTCGGCGTCGGCGGCCACCTCATGGGCTGGCCGGTCCTCGTCTTCGTGCTCGGCACGCTGCTGACGCTGGCGCTCCTGGTCCGCAAGGTGCCCGGCGCCATCCTGATCTCCATCGTCGCCATGACCGTCGTCGCGGTGATCATCAACGCGGTCGCCGATGTGCCGTCCTGGGGTCTGACCACCCCGGAGTGGCCGGGCAACCCGATCTCCACGCCGGACTTCGGCCTCGTCGGCCAGGTCAGCCTGACCGGCGGCTTCGAGAAGGTCGGTGTCCTCACCGGCATCCTCTTCGTCTTCACCGTGCTGCTGTCCTGCTTCTTCGACGCCATGGGCACGATCATGGGCATCAGCGACGAGGCGCACCTGACCGACGAGAAGGGTCAGATGCCGGGCATGAACAAGGTCCTGTTCATCGACGGCATCGCCGTCGCCGCGGGCGGCGCCTCGTCCTCCTCCGCGACCACCTGCTTCGTGGAGTCCACCGCCGGTGTCGGCGAGGGTGCCCGCACGGGCCTCGCGAACGTCGTCACCGGCGGCCTCTTCGCCACCGCGCTGTTCCTCACGCCCGTCGCCACGATGGTCCCGTCCCAGGCCGCCACCCCGGCGCTGCTCGCCGTCGGCTTCATGATCATGGCCGGCAGCATCCGGGCCATCGACTGGGACGACTGGACGGTCGCCATCGCCGCCTTCGTGACGATGCTGATGATGCCGTTCACGTACTCGATCACGAACGGCATCGGCATGGGCTTCATCACCTTCACGGTGCTCCGCGTCGTCGCGGGCCGCGCCAAGGAGGTGCCCGTCGCGATGTACGCGGTCTCGGCGGTCTTCGGCTTCTACTACCTGATGCCGGCGCTGGGCCTGACCTGA
- a CDS encoding DUF2530 domain-containing protein — MAKWTPQHEAPEPLEGPVVATITGGTILWFVLFLVQLPFYGWFDDRGHTWWIWTCLAGAGLGLIGIWYVRGRDAALKRAAAQSAEGAPLDG, encoded by the coding sequence ATGGCGAAGTGGACCCCGCAGCACGAGGCACCGGAACCCCTGGAGGGGCCCGTGGTCGCCACGATCACCGGCGGCACGATCCTCTGGTTCGTCCTCTTCCTCGTCCAGCTGCCGTTCTACGGCTGGTTCGACGACCGCGGCCACACCTGGTGGATCTGGACCTGCCTCGCCGGCGCGGGCCTCGGCCTCATCGGCATCTGGTACGTCCGGGGGCGCGACGCCGCCCTCAAGCGGGCCGCGGCGCAGAGCGCGGAAGGTGCCCCGCTCGACGGGTGA
- a CDS encoding cation-translocating P-type ATPase codes for MTHIDAGAELDPVHPIPVPARATGLTAAEVAERTARGEVNDVPVRSSRSLTEIVRANVFTRFNAIIGVLWIIMLAVAPIQDSLFGFVIIANTGIGIIQEWRAKKTLDSLAVIGEAKPTVRRDGAAVAVSTSEIVLGDLIEIGPGDKIVVDGSCAEADGLEIDESLLTGEADPVVKKPGDEVMSGSFVVAGGGAFTATKVGREAYAAQLAEEASRFTLVHSELRTGISTILKYVQWMMIPTAIGLVISQLVVKEHGFKDSIARTVGGIVPMVPEGLVLLTSVAFAIGVIRLGRKQCLVQELPAIEGLARVDTVCLDKTGTLTEGGMDVADLRLLDGADETYVRKALGALGESDPRPNASLQAIVDAYPDSVDWRCTEALPFSSARKYSGASFSEGDGTVSTWLLGAPDVLLPPADPALDEIDELNRQGLRVLLLARVTRDLEDPGVREGAEPTALVVLEQRLRPDAADTLRYFAEQNVRAKVISGDNAVSVGAVAGKLGLPGAENTVDARTLPTDRSEMADALDAGTVFGRVTPQQKRDMVAALQSHDHTVAMTGDGVNDVLALKDADIGVSMGSGSEATRAVAQIVLLDNSFATLPSVVAEGRRVIGNITRVATLFLVKTVYSVLLALLVVCFQVEYPFLPRHLTLLSTLTIGVPAFFLALAPNKERAKPHFVRRVMRYAIPGGVLAGLATFVMYMVARHYYTGSGSLGAETSSATLTLFLISMWVLAIIARPYTWWRIALVAAMGGAFLLVLVVPWLQDFFALKLVGAVMPWTAVGVAAVAAAALEFLWKWVDRRFPA; via the coding sequence ATGACCCATATCGACGCGGGCGCCGAACTCGATCCGGTGCATCCGATACCCGTCCCCGCGCGCGCGACGGGCCTCACCGCCGCCGAGGTCGCGGAGCGGACCGCCCGCGGCGAGGTCAACGACGTCCCCGTGCGCAGCTCCCGCTCGCTCACCGAGATCGTCCGCGCCAACGTCTTCACCCGCTTCAACGCGATCATCGGCGTCCTGTGGATCATCATGCTGGCCGTCGCCCCGATCCAGGACAGCCTCTTCGGCTTCGTGATCATCGCCAACACGGGCATCGGCATCATCCAGGAGTGGCGGGCCAAGAAGACCCTGGACTCCCTCGCGGTGATCGGCGAGGCGAAACCCACGGTGCGGCGCGACGGGGCCGCCGTCGCCGTCTCCACCTCCGAGATCGTGCTCGGCGACCTCATCGAGATCGGGCCCGGCGACAAGATCGTCGTCGACGGCAGCTGCGCGGAGGCCGACGGACTGGAGATCGACGAGTCGCTGCTCACCGGTGAGGCCGACCCGGTCGTCAAGAAGCCCGGCGACGAGGTCATGTCCGGCTCGTTCGTCGTCGCGGGCGGCGGCGCGTTCACCGCGACGAAGGTCGGCCGCGAGGCCTACGCGGCCCAGCTCGCCGAGGAGGCCAGCCGCTTCACCCTCGTCCACTCCGAGCTGCGCACCGGCATCTCCACCATCCTCAAGTACGTCCAGTGGATGATGATCCCCACCGCGATCGGCCTGGTCATCAGCCAGTTGGTGGTCAAGGAGCACGGCTTCAAGGACTCGATCGCCCGCACCGTCGGCGGCATCGTCCCGATGGTCCCCGAAGGGCTCGTCCTGCTGACCTCCGTCGCCTTCGCGATCGGCGTCATCCGGCTCGGCCGAAAACAGTGCCTGGTGCAGGAGCTGCCCGCCATCGAGGGGCTCGCCCGCGTCGACACCGTCTGCCTCGACAAGACCGGCACCCTCACCGAGGGCGGCATGGACGTCGCGGACCTGCGCCTGCTGGACGGCGCCGACGAGACGTACGTACGCAAGGCACTCGGCGCGCTCGGCGAATCCGACCCGCGGCCCAACGCCTCCCTCCAGGCCATCGTCGACGCCTACCCCGACAGCGTGGACTGGCGCTGCACGGAGGCGCTGCCGTTCTCCTCGGCCCGCAAGTACAGCGGCGCCTCCTTCAGCGAGGGCGACGGCACGGTCAGCACCTGGCTGCTCGGCGCCCCCGACGTGCTGCTGCCCCCGGCCGACCCGGCCCTCGACGAGATCGACGAGCTGAACCGGCAGGGCCTGCGGGTGCTGCTGCTCGCCCGGGTGACCCGCGACCTGGAGGACCCGGGCGTCCGGGAGGGCGCCGAGCCCACCGCCCTCGTCGTCCTGGAACAGCGGCTGCGCCCGGACGCCGCCGACACCCTGCGCTACTTCGCCGAGCAGAACGTCAGGGCGAAGGTCATCTCCGGGGACAACGCGGTGTCGGTGGGCGCCGTGGCCGGAAAGCTCGGTCTGCCCGGCGCCGAGAACACCGTCGACGCCCGGACCCTGCCCACCGACCGGAGCGAGATGGCCGACGCCCTCGACGCCGGCACCGTCTTCGGCCGGGTCACCCCGCAGCAGAAGCGGGACATGGTCGCGGCCCTCCAGTCCCACGACCACACCGTCGCGATGACCGGCGACGGTGTGAACGACGTGCTGGCCCTGAAGGACGCGGACATCGGCGTCTCGATGGGCTCCGGCTCCGAGGCCACCCGCGCGGTCGCCCAGATCGTGCTGCTCGACAACAGCTTCGCGACGCTGCCGTCGGTGGTGGCCGAGGGCCGCCGCGTCATCGGCAACATCACGCGCGTGGCGACCCTGTTCCTGGTCAAGACGGTCTACTCGGTGCTGCTCGCGCTGCTCGTGGTCTGCTTCCAGGTCGAGTACCCGTTCCTGCCCCGGCACCTGACGCTGCTGTCCACGCTGACCATCGGCGTCCCCGCGTTCTTCCTGGCCCTCGCGCCCAACAAGGAGCGGGCGAAACCGCACTTCGTGCGGCGGGTCATGCGGTACGCGATCCCCGGCGGCGTCCTCGCGGGCCTCGCCACCTTCGTGATGTACATGGTCGCCCGGCACTACTACACGGGCTCGGGCTCGCTCGGCGCGGAGACCAGCTCGGCGACGCTGACGCTGTTCCTGATCTCGATGTGGGTGCTCGCCATCATCGCCCGCCCCTACACGTGGTGGCGGATCGCCCTGGTCGCGGCGATGGGCGGCGCGTTCCTGCTGGTCCTGGTCGTCCCGTGGCTGCAGGACTTCTTCGCGCTGAAGCTGGTCGGCGCGGTGATGCCGTGGACGGCGGTGGGGGTGGCGGCGGTGGCGGCGGCCGCCCTGGAGTTCCTGTGGAAATGGGTCGACCGCCGCTTCCCCGCGTAG
- a CDS encoding calcium-binding protein codes for MRIRATAAALTVTGALALTAFTVPVAQAVDGPQAAAAEAGTSAGADEQYGDTAISNVVVNGGKDVVAGISNLVPVKVTFTATDNSGIDNTSGYAVLYHGTDVESSDAGAEPTQEVGGATNCATVSATTATCTMTFSIDPQANLANYAAGSWKVWAIASGKDGDYTLRENAKTFGMKRYSKLTTNASPEPVKKGATITVTGLLSRANWDTYKYAGYTNQTVTLQYRPKTSTTYKTIKTITSSSTGTLKTTVTASADGYFRYKFAGTSTTPAVTSTSDFVDVQ; via the coding sequence ATGCGCATTCGTGCCACCGCCGCCGCTCTGACCGTCACCGGCGCCCTGGCCCTCACCGCGTTCACGGTGCCCGTCGCGCAGGCCGTCGACGGCCCGCAGGCCGCCGCCGCCGAGGCGGGCACCTCGGCCGGTGCCGACGAGCAGTACGGCGACACCGCCATCTCGAACGTCGTCGTCAACGGCGGCAAGGACGTCGTCGCCGGCATCAGCAACCTGGTCCCGGTCAAGGTCACCTTCACGGCCACCGACAACTCGGGCATCGACAACACCTCCGGCTACGCGGTCCTGTACCACGGCACCGACGTCGAGAGCTCGGACGCGGGCGCCGAGCCGACGCAGGAGGTCGGCGGCGCCACCAACTGCGCCACGGTCAGCGCCACGACGGCGACCTGCACCATGACGTTCTCCATCGACCCGCAGGCGAACCTGGCCAACTACGCGGCCGGCTCCTGGAAGGTCTGGGCGATCGCCTCGGGCAAGGACGGCGACTACACGCTCCGCGAGAACGCCAAGACGTTCGGCATGAAGCGGTACTCGAAGCTCACCACCAACGCCTCGCCGGAGCCGGTCAAGAAGGGCGCCACCATCACGGTGACCGGCCTGCTGTCCCGCGCCAACTGGGACACGTACAAGTACGCGGGTTACACCAACCAGACGGTGACCCTGCAGTACCGCCCGAAGACGTCGACGACGTACAAGACGATCAAGACGATCACCTCGTCCTCGACGGGCACCCTGAAGACGACCGTCACCGCGTCGGCCGACGGCTACTTCCGGTACAAGTTCGCCGGTACGTCCACGACCCCGGCCGTGACGTCCACGAGCGACTTCGTCGACGTTCAGTAA